The following proteins come from a genomic window of Pleuronectes platessa chromosome 2, fPlePla1.1, whole genome shotgun sequence:
- the gpr27 gene encoding probable G-protein coupled receptor 27 — translation MANTSEFGESSPSLQNYASSAPAVQLASLGLIMGFSLLGNASLSLLLLKDSSLHKAPYYFLLDLCLADVLRSALCFPFVMASISGGSVWPYSALSCKIVAFMSVLFCFHVAFLLFCVSVTRYMAIAHHRFYSKRMNLCTCVAVICMVWTLSVAMAFPPVFDVGTYKFIREEEQCTFEHRYVKANDTLGFMLMLLFIVGTTHVVYIKMLCFVYDHRKMKPAQLVPAISQNWTFHGPGATGQAAANWIAGFGRGPTPPTLVGIRQASHPGNRRLLVLDEFKMEKRIGKMFYMITLTFLVLWAPYISACYLRIFGRGAPVPPLYLSAAVWMSFAQAGANPIISFLFNKELRVRLRARFSCCLGTQTPMEPYCVI, via the coding sequence ATGGCAAACACAAGTGAGTTTGGGGAGAGCAGCCCGTCCTTACAGAACTATGCGTCCTCGGCCCCTGCGGTCCAGCTGGCCTCCCTGGGTCTGATCATGGGCTTCAGCCTGCTGGGCAACGCGTCcctgtcgctgctgctgctgaaggacaGTTCCCTGCACAAGGCTCCGTACTACTTTCTCCTGGACCTGTGCCTGGCGGACGTGCTCCGCTCCGCCTTGTGCTTCCCCTTCGTGATGGCCTCGATCAGCGGTGGCTCCGTGTGGCCGTACAGCGCGCTCAGCTGCAAGATCGTCGCCTTCATGTCGGTGCTCTTCTGCTTCCACGTCGCCTTCCTGCTCTTCTGCGTCAGTGTCACCCGGTACATGGCGATCGCCCACCACCGCTTCTACTCCAAGCGGATGAACCTGTGCACGTGCGTGGCGGTGATCTGCATGGTGTGGACCCTCTCCGTGGCCATGGCGTTCCCGCCGGTGTTCGACGTGGGCACCTACAAGTTCATccgtgaggaggagcagtgcaCCTTCGAGCACCGCTATGTGAAGGCGAACGACACGCTGGGCTTCATGCTGATGCTGCTCTTCATCGTGGGCACGACCCATGTGGTTTATATCAAGATGCTGTGCTTCGTGTACGACCACCGCAAAATGAAGCCGGCCCAGCTGGTGCCGGCCATCAGCCAGAACTGGACCTTCCACGGCCCCGGGGCCACCGGGCAGGCCGCCGCCAACTGGATCGCCGGCTTCGGCCGCGGACCCACTCCGCCGACGCTGGTCGGCATCCGGCAGGCGTCTCATCCAGGGAACAGGCGGCTGCTGGTGCTGGACGAGTTTAAGATGGAGAAGCGCATCGGGAAGATGTTCTACATGATCACGCTGACCTTCCTCGTCCTGTGGGCTCCGTACATCAGCGCCTGCTACCTGAGGATATTCGGGCGGGGGGCTCCGGTGCCGCCGCTCTACCTGTCCGCCGCGGTGTGGATGAGCTTCGCCCAGGCGGGAGCGAACCCCAtcatcagcttcctgttcaACAAGGAGCTCCGGGTGCGGCTCCGAGCCCGTTTCTCCTGCTGCCTGGGAACACAGACTCCCATGGAGCCATACTGTGTCATCTGA
- the prok2 gene encoding prokineticin-2 yields the protein MAKGTVRELKAGPNKSLEATCLCRLSRMQRRPSASASLLLSPAGTGAQRKLFIMRSFVLLLFTLLLVSHGSSAVITGACEKDSQCGGGMCCAVSLWISSLRICTPMGQEGDDCHPMSHKVPFFGKRLHHTCPCLPNLSCITFEEGRSKCLSPYKYPDYYL from the exons ATGGCAAAGGGCACTGTCAGAGAACTGAAGGCAGGG CCAAACAAGAGTTTGGAGGCCACTTGTCTCTGCCGTCTGTCACGTATGCAGCGACGTCCATCAGCCTCAGCATCCTTACTCCTCTCCCCGGCGGGTACGGGAGCGCAGAGAAAGCTCTTCATCATGAGGTCCTTCGTCCTACTGCTCTTCACCCTGTTGTTGGTGTCCCATGGATCGTCAGCCGTCATCACAGGG gcctgTGAGAAGGACTCTCAGTGTGGAGGAGGGATGTGTTGTGCTGTGAGTTTATGGATCAGCAGCCTGCGTATATGCACGCCCATGGGACAGGAGGGAGATGACTGTCACCCCATGAGCCACAAG GTTCCTTTCTTTGGCAAAAGACTCCATCACACTTGCCCCTGTCTGCCCAATCTGTCGTGTATCACCTTTGAGGAGGGCAGGTCCAAGTGTCTCTCACCGTACAAGTATCCAGACTACTACCTCTGA